The DNA sequence GTGTACTGTGAGCAGCACGGCGAGGTATGGGGTTACCAGACGCAGCGCATGGTCAGAACGCACGACTGGAAGTACGTGTACAACGCTCACGACATCGACGAGCTGTACGACGTGCGCAACGATCCCTGGGAGATGCACAACCGGATTGACGATCCGGCGGCACGCGCCGCGCAGCAGGAGATGAAGGGCCGCCTGCTCGGCTGGAACGACGCCACCGGCGACCAGTTGCAATGGAACTGGGTACGCTGGAACTTCCCGGACCCGATCCCCCCGCGATAGTCGGCCTGCCGGCCTCGGCGACGGTTGCCCACGCGCTCATCGGAGAGGCTGCGGCCGTGGGCTGGCGACCGGGCCGAAGCGTTGCGCCGAGCGCGCCCGGGCCTTTGCGGCCTCCAACTCGCGGTTGCGCGGCGGGGCGCTGGTGACCAGCGTGTCGAGCAGGCGCGCTGTGGCAGAGGCTACTTCGTCCACCGCCCGCAGGAACGCAGCTTCGTTTGCGCGCGACGGCTTGCTGGCGCCGGACACCTTGCGCACGTACTGCAGCGCGGCGGCGCGCATCTCCTCGCGCGTGGCCGGCGGTGCGAAATTGTGCAGAGGACGAATGTTGCGGCACATGACGGGTGGCATTGTAGACGAGTTCCGGCGGCAGCCGCGAGCCCGTACCGGCACCGCGCACTCCATGGAGCAATCCGGCTCGGAGGCGAATCAGCAGTGGGTCGACGGTGTGCGCCCAGGGCGACGAGCCGCCACGGGCTGTCGAAGCGGGCGCCGGAGCAGACGCGAATCTTGCACGCCGCACCGTCCCGCGCGGGCGGTACCGGCGGCGGTTGCCGCCCAATCCGATCGGCGGCCGGGTTCATGATGGCTTGCTCTATTGCCTGGTCCGAAAAAGGCGTCCGGCGTGCGATGCCCGTGCATCGGTATTCATCGTCTTCCAGGTCACGGAGTGACCTCGCCGACTCACGAAAATCTAACTTGTGTTCCTTGCCACCGTGCGCTAATCTGCCGCCACCAACATCCGTGAGGAGGAATCGAATGAGACACAGACTACTGTCGTGTGCCGGTTTGGCGGTCGGCGTCCTGCTGGCCGCGGTGCCGCTGTTTGCCAGCGGCGAAGAGGAAGGCGCCGCCGGCGGCGGCGCTGCCGCGATGGCCGCGGAAGGCAGCGACATCATCAAGATCGTTGGCCGCTACACCGTGAGGGAGAGTTGGCTCACCCCGCCGACGGCGTCGCAGGTGGGCATCACCACGTTCCAGGAGGCGCCGATGCTGGCCGCCCTGGTGGAGGCCGGCGAGTTGCCGCCGGTGGAGGACCGGCTGCCCGACGACCCGATGGTGATGGAGCCCTACTCGGAGGTGGGCAAGTACGGCGGCGAGCTGCGCGTGGCGCGCACCGGACCCACCGACTACGGCGACATGCACCGCGGCGCCAAGACGTTCCTGTTCCGCGCCGACCCGACCCTGAACGAGATCATCCCGCACGGCGCCAAGGGCTACACCTTGTCCGACGACCGCACCGTGCTCACCTTCCACCTGCGCGAGGGGATGAAGTGGTCGGACGGCATGCCGTTCACCACCGCCGACTTCATGTGGGTGTACGACAACGTGTTCCTGAACCCGGACATCCCGAGTCAGGCAATCCGCTGGTCGAACGGCGGTGAGCTGTCCAAGTGGGAGGCGGTCGACGACTACACGCTGCGCATGACCTACGCGGAGCCGCTGACACCGACCTACCTGATCCCGCTGTTGAACTTCCACCGCACCCGGCAGGGCAACATCTACTCGCCGGTGCACTACATCGAGCAGTTCCACGCCGCATTCAACGACAAGGCCGAGGAGATGGCCAAGGCGGAGGGACACGAAAACTGGATCGCTCACCTGCGCGCCCGCATGGAGACCGCGCCCAGGGAGGCGTACCCGCAGCCCAAGCTGGCCGCGTGGGTGCTGGAGAGCCGTGACTCGACCGGCAAGTTCAGCGTGCGCAACCCGTACTTCTTCGCCGTCGACTCGGCCGGCAACCAGCTTCCCTACATCGACACCCTGCGGGCGATCTTCTTCGCCGACAAGCAGGTGGCGATCCTGAACATGATGCAGGGCAAGGTGGACATCGGCGGGCGCATGATGGACCCGGCCAGTTTCGCCCTGTACAAGCAGAACGAAGAGGTGGGCGGCTACGGCGTGCGCGAGTGGCAGGACACCAAGACCAGCCGCGTCATCTTCATGCCCAACATGAACAGCGTGCACGAGGTCAAGGGGCCGGTGCTGTTCGACAAGCGGTTCCGGCAGGCGCTGTCGCTGGCCATCAACCGCCAGGAGATCAACGAGTTCGTGTTCCTGGGCCTGGCCACCCCGGCGCAGTACACGGTCGATCCGGGCGCCGCGTTCTACGACGAGGCGTGGGCACAGTCGTACGCCGAGTACGATCCGGAGGCGGCCAAGGCCAAGCTGGATGAGATGGGCATGACCGACCGCGACGGCGACGGCTGGCGCGAGGCGCCGGGCGGCGAAGAGTTCATCCTCGACCTGCGGCCCCATACCAGCTCGGTGCTCGGCACCATGGGTGACAACATCAGCGAGCTGGCCCGCACCTACTGGGAGGAGATCGGCATCAAGATCAACTACAAGCAGATCGCCCAGGAGCTGCAGTCGCAGTTGCTGAACGCCAACGAACTGGACATCGTGATCTTCGTCTCCGAGCACTACATGCCGAGCCGGCTGTCGTCGCCGCCGCCATTCGGGGGCGACGTGATCATCCACTCGCTGGAGTGGCGCAACTTCTACCGCCACCAGCGCTGGCTGGACGGTGGCAAGCAGGGTGACGAGCCGCCGATGGGCACCGAGCCGCCGCCGGAGTGGAAGCAGTGGATCGACGACTGGCACGCCTGGGTCGACGCTGCCGACGCCGAGGAGTTCAACCGCATCGGCGCCAAGGTGTGGGCGTTCCAGGCCGAGCAACTGCCGGTCATCGGCACGGTGGCCAAGGCGGTGCGGCCGATCATCATCAACAGCCGCATCAACAACGTACCGGACGTGCTGCCGTTCTCGTTCGAGAGCTTCCTCTGGGTGCAGACTCTGCCGGCCCAGTGGTACATCGACGAGTAGCGCAGGCGCGCCGACGCTGACGAAACCTCAAGGCCGCACCTCCCCGCGCGGGGGTGCGGCCGGTAAGGGGCCGCGATGGTCGACTATCTGATCCGCCGGTTCATGAACATGCTCCTGGCGCTGATCGTGATCTCGTTCCTGTCGTTCGTGATCATCCAGTTGCCGCCGGGCGACTACCTGACCAGCTACATCACCCGCCTGCGCGCGCAGGGGGAGTTGGTGAGCGAGGAGATGGTGGCCAGCCTGACCATGCAGTACGGGCTCGACAAGTCGTTCATGGGCCAGTACTGGAAGTGGATCACCAACTTCGTGCAGGGCGACATGGGGCAGTCGTTCCGCTACCAGACCCCGGTCAACGACCTGGTGTGGGAGCGGATCGGGCTGACCCTGGTGATCTCGACTTCCTCCCTGATGTTCATCTGGGTCGTGGCCTTCCCGGTGGGCATCTACGTGGCGGTGCGGCAGTATTCGCCGGGCGACTACGTGGCGACGTTCTTCAGCTTCATCGGGCTGGCGATTCCCAACTTCATGCTGGCGCTGGTGCTGATGTACGTCAGCTTCCGCTACTTGCGGATCGACGTGGGCGGCCTGTTCTCGCTGGAGTACCAGGACGCTCCCTGGTCGTTCGGCAAGGTGATCGACCTGATCGGCCACCTGTGGATTCCCACCATCGTGCTCGGCTCGGCCGGCACCGCGGGGCTGGTGCGCATCATGCGCGCCAACCTGCTCGACGAGTTGCGCAAGCTGTACGTGATTACGGCGCGCGCCAAGGGGCTGGCCGAGAACCGCATCGTGATGAAGTACCCGGTGCGGGTGGCGCTCAACCCGTTCATCAGCACCGTGGGGTGGACCCTGCCGCAACTGATATCGGGCGCCACCATCACCGCGGTAGTGCTCAACCTGCCCACCACCGGCCCGCTGCTGATCGACGCGCTGCTGGCGCAGGACATGTTCCTGGCCGGCAGCTTCATCATGCTGCTGAGTATTCTCACGGTGATAGGCACGCTGATATCGGACCTGCTGCTGATCGTGATCGATCCGCGCATCCGGTTCGAGAAGAAAGCGGGCTAGGCGGGGTCGGTCGATGACGGAGGCGGATCGCGGGCACGGCCCCCAGGTCGAGACTCGCGAACTGGTGGTGCCGCGCGTAACGGACGCGGAGCGCGCCGCCGCGCTCGACGACCGCGACGACCGCGAGTTCTACGCGTCGCAGTGGCAGCTCATGCGGCGCCGCTTCTTCCGCCACAAGGTGGCCCTCGGCGCGATGATCGTGCTCGCGGTACTGTACCTTGCGGCGCTGTTCTCGCCGTTCCTGAGCCCGCACGACCCGGTGCTGCGCAGCCTGGCCTACAAGGAGGCGCCGCCCATGGTGGTGCGCTTGTTCGAGGAGGGGCGCCTGCGCGGGCCGTTCGTGTACCCGCTGGTGAGCGAGCTGGACCGGGAGACCTACGAGAACGTCTACCAGGAGGATCGCGCGCAGCGCTACCCGGTGAAGCTGTTCGTGCGCGGATTCGAGTACAAGCTGTTCGGGCTGTTCCCGTCCGACAGGCACCTGTTCGGCACCGGCGTGGAGGGCGTCCCGGTGCACCTGTTCGGCACCGACTCACTCGGCCGCGACGTGTTCTCGCGCACCCTGTACGGCGCCCAGATCTCGCTGTCGGTGGGCCTGGTCGGGGTGGCGATCAGCTTCTTCCTGGGCATCCTGATCGGCGGC is a window from the Spirochaetaceae bacterium genome containing:
- a CDS encoding ABC transporter substrate-binding protein, with amino-acid sequence MRHRLLSCAGLAVGVLLAAVPLFASGEEEGAAGGGAAAMAAEGSDIIKIVGRYTVRESWLTPPTASQVGITTFQEAPMLAALVEAGELPPVEDRLPDDPMVMEPYSEVGKYGGELRVARTGPTDYGDMHRGAKTFLFRADPTLNEIIPHGAKGYTLSDDRTVLTFHLREGMKWSDGMPFTTADFMWVYDNVFLNPDIPSQAIRWSNGGELSKWEAVDDYTLRMTYAEPLTPTYLIPLLNFHRTRQGNIYSPVHYIEQFHAAFNDKAEEMAKAEGHENWIAHLRARMETAPREAYPQPKLAAWVLESRDSTGKFSVRNPYFFAVDSAGNQLPYIDTLRAIFFADKQVAILNMMQGKVDIGGRMMDPASFALYKQNEEVGGYGVREWQDTKTSRVIFMPNMNSVHEVKGPVLFDKRFRQALSLAINRQEINEFVFLGLATPAQYTVDPGAAFYDEAWAQSYAEYDPEAAKAKLDEMGMTDRDGDGWREAPGGEEFILDLRPHTSSVLGTMGDNISELARTYWEEIGIKINYKQIAQELQSQLLNANELDIVIFVSEHYMPSRLSSPPPFGGDVIIHSLEWRNFYRHQRWLDGGKQGDEPPMGTEPPPEWKQWIDDWHAWVDAADAEEFNRIGAKVWAFQAEQLPVIGTVAKAVRPIIINSRINNVPDVLPFSFESFLWVQTLPAQWYIDE
- a CDS encoding ABC transporter permease, with amino-acid sequence MTEADRGHGPQVETRELVVPRVTDAERAAALDDRDDREFYASQWQLMRRRFFRHKVALGAMIVLAVLYLAALFSPFLSPHDPVLRSLAYKEAPPMVVRLFEEGRLRGPFVYPLVSELDRETYENVYQEDRAQRYPVKLFVRGFEYKLFGLFPSDRHLFGTGVEGVPVHLFGTDSLGRDVFSRTLYGAQISLSVGLVGVAISFFLGILIGGVAGFFGGTVDEVIQRMIEIIIGIPSLPLWMGLSAALPTGWPVLKMYFAITVIVSLIGWTSLARVVRGKFLSLREEDFVVAAKLAGRRDVPTIFLHMVPSFLSHIIASLTLAIPTMILAETALSFLGLGMQPPAISWGVLLKAAQNVHSIALAPWLMIPGLFVIITVLAFNFVGDGLRDAADPYASH
- a CDS encoding DUF2277 domain-containing protein, whose product is MCRNIRPLHNFAPPATREEMRAAALQYVRKVSGASKPSRANEAAFLRAVDEVASATARLLDTLVTSAPPRNRELEAAKARARSAQRFGPVASPRPQPLR
- a CDS encoding ABC transporter permease, with product MVDYLIRRFMNMLLALIVISFLSFVIIQLPPGDYLTSYITRLRAQGELVSEEMVASLTMQYGLDKSFMGQYWKWITNFVQGDMGQSFRYQTPVNDLVWERIGLTLVISTSSLMFIWVVAFPVGIYVAVRQYSPGDYVATFFSFIGLAIPNFMLALVLMYVSFRYLRIDVGGLFSLEYQDAPWSFGKVIDLIGHLWIPTIVLGSAGTAGLVRIMRANLLDELRKLYVITARAKGLAENRIVMKYPVRVALNPFISTVGWTLPQLISGATITAVVLNLPTTGPLLIDALLAQDMFLAGSFIMLLSILTVIGTLISDLLLIVIDPRIRFEKKAG